One segment of Syngnathus typhle isolate RoL2023-S1 ecotype Sweden linkage group LG9, RoL_Styp_1.0, whole genome shotgun sequence DNA contains the following:
- the LOC133159566 gene encoding plakophilin-4-like isoform X1: MPSSMRLPWQPNHRGQMSCRQEVLMGVWLSSLSIQVCKALIIGCLQKIILKELQFERLTRELEVERQIVANQLERCRLGADSPGAGSSSSSEKSLPWRTAGSTGNSRSSAQMNSYSDSGYQDASSGYHGNQDVVKSELRMQHSFPGAGTSTPVKMARAEGQTSTQVPSVGGAVPGRAIRRVSSVPSRSHSPPRVSSTSPSHGSLRAYGSPVITEPKPLSCIFSTTLPSPAQRTMSAGGSPLTAKKSSPAALRRVGSANSRQGSTSRTTSPFQASLGSSSGRMGSPLTLTDKQPAHSSPVRTSMVAVPQHYSSTLPRSIIHGADAYRSQAYDIYERRARPDNLADALVDDDIQGMRNTYASQLGPDLRSSISPGRRIAPIFEDRMYQTPLYLSSAHTQQGSICRSASGVGSLQRTSSQRSAMTYQRNDLALHPSATYADPYRSAQYRPCDSNYSRQGGVLDDPTRSPSIDSIQKDPREFAWRDPELTEVIHMLQHHFPSVQANAAAYLQHLCFGDNRIKAEVCRLGGVKHLVDLLDHKVLEVQRNSCGALRNIVYGKVMDENKIALRNAGGIPALLRLLRKSVDAEVRELVTGVLWNLSSCDAVKMTIIRDALATLTNTVIIPHSGWSSSTFEEDHKLKFHSSLVLKNTTGCLRNLSSAGEEARKQMRTCEGLVDSLLYVIKACVNTSDFDSKIVENCICTLRNLSYRLELELPPSGLMDAQETDAILASESPSKDINSYSCWGRKKKKKKNSSHEDTWDGVGPIPGFSKPPAGAEMLWHPAVVKPYLTLLAESSNPSTLEGAAGSLQNLSAGNWKFAAYIRAAVRKEKGLPILVELLRMDNDRVVCSVATALRNMALDVRNKELIGKYAMRDLVNRLPGGNTTLLSDETVAAICCTLHEVTSRNMENAKALADTGGIEKLVNITKGRGDRFSLKVVKAAAQVLNTLWQYRDLRAIYKKDGWTQNHFLTPVSTLERDRFKSQPALHTNSIQMSPLNYPAASAMSSPAIRDHTLRDYQRAPSTMQFYNYQVDNAINKNQYTGSGKPLSYYYPSPTREEPRRTQPYYYIDEPSRRTYDPYRMYVQHPHGYDDAYVDEIMAYAPPVDYGGQHHTLKAANNYVDIYASTRRPSYRAEQYPGSPDSWV, from the exons ATGCCGAGTTCTATGCGGCTGCCATGGCAACCGAACCATCGAGGCCAAATGTCATGCAGGCAAGAGGTGCTTATGGGTGTGTGGCTGTCCTCGCTTTCAATCCAAGTCTGCAAAGCCCTGATCATCGGGTGTCTCCAAAAGATCATCTTGAAG GAGCTCCAGTTTGAGCGGCTAACGCGGGAGCTGGAGGTTGAGCGGCAGATTGTGGCCAATCAGCTGGAAAGATGCAGACTCGGGGCGGATTCTCCGGGTGCTGGAAGCAGCAG CTCATCTGAGAAGTCGCTGCCTTGGAGAACTGCCG GGTCAACGGGAAACTCGCGTAGCTCCGCCCAGATGAATTCGTACTCAGATAGCGGCTACCAGGATGCCAGCAGCGGCTACCACGGCAACCAGGATGTGGTCAAATCAGAGCTGAGGATGCAGCACTCCTTCCCCGGCGCCGGCACGAGCACCCCCGTCAAGATGGCCAGGGCGGAGGGGCAGACCTCAACACAG GTGCCATCAGTTGGCGGGGCAGTGCCCGGCCGTGCGATACGAAGAGTCAGCTCAGTGCCTTCTCGCTCTCACTCCCCGCCCCGAGTCAGCAGCACGTCGCCCTCCCACGGCTCGTTGCGCGCCTACGGCTCGCCCGTCATCACCGAACCCAAACCCCTTTCCTGTATCTTCTCCACCACCTTGCCCTCCCCCGCCCAGCGCACCATGAGCGCTGGCGGCTCACCGCTCACCGCCAAGAAAAGCTCCCCCGCCGCGCTGCGACGGGTGGGCTCCGCCAACTCGCGGCAGGGCAGCACCAGCCGCACCACCTCGCCCTTCCAGGCCTCGTTGGGCTCGTCCTCGGGCCGCATGGGGTCGCCTTTGACCCTGACGGACAAGCAGCCCGCTCACTCGTCTCCTGTGCGAACAAGCATGGTGGCCGTCCCGCAGCACTACAGCTCCACTCTGCCTCGCTCCATCATCCATGGCGCCGACGCCTACCGGTCGCAGGCGTACGACATTTACGAGAGGAGGGCGCGGCCTGACAACCTTGCAG ATGCTCTGGTGGATGATGACATTCAAG GCATGCGGAACACATACGCCAGTCAGTTGGGCCCGGACTTGAGGTCCAGTATTTCCCCAGGACGCCGCATTGCGCCCATCTTTGAGGACCGCATGTACCAGACCCCGTTGTACCTCAGCTCAGCCCACACGCAACAGGGCAGCATCTGCAGGAGCGCCTCAG GCGTGGGGAGTCTCCAGCGGACATCCAGTCAGCGCAGCGCCATGACCTACCAAAGAAACGACTTGGCTCTTCACCCCTCCGCCACCTACGCCGATCCGTATCGCTCGGCGCAGTACCGGCCGTGCGATTCCAATTATAGTCGACAGGGCGGCGTCCTGGACGATCCCACCCGCTCGCCCTCCATAGACAGCATCCAGAAAGACCCCAG GGAGTTTGCGTGGCGAGACCCGGAGCTGACCGAGGTGATCCACATGCTGCAGCACCACTTCCCCTCGGTGCAGGCCAACGCAGCCGCCTACCTTCAGCACCTCTGCTTCGGTGATAATCGAATTAAAGCCGAG GTTTGTCGGCTCGGCGGCGTCAAGCACCTGGTGGATCTTCTGGACCACAAAGTACTGGAGGTCCAGCGCAACTCCTGCGGAGCTCTGAGGAACATTGTATATGGAAAAGTGATGGATGAAAACAAGATCGCACTGAGGAATGCGGGGGGCATCCCGGCTCTGCTGCGACTGCTGAGGAAGAGTGTCGACGCCGAGGTGCGGGAGCTCGTCACGG GGGTGCTATGGAACCTGTCGTCGTGCGACGCCGTCAAGATGACAATTATCCGCGACGCCTTGGCCACCCTGACCAACACTGTGATCATCCCCCACTCGGGATGGAGCAGCTCCACCTTCGAGGAGGACCACAAGCTCAAATTTCACTCGTCGCTGGTTCTGAAGAACACAACGGGTTGTTTGAG GAACTTGAGCTCAGCTGGCGAGGAGGCCCGAAAGCAGATGCGCACCTGTGAGGGTTTGGTTGACTCACTGCTCTACGTCATCAAAGCCTGTGTCAACACTTCGGACTTTGACAGCAAG ATCGTAGAGAACTGCATCTGCACGCTACGGAACTTGTCGTAccgtctggagctggagctgCCTCCGTCGGGATTGATGGATGCGCAGGAAACAGACGCCATCCTGGCGAGCGAGTCACCCAGCAAAGATATCAACAGCTACAGCTGTTgggggaggaagaagaagaagaagaaaaacagctCCCATGAAGACACT tgggACGGTGTGGGACCAATCCCGGGCTTCTCCAAGCCCCCTGCGGGTGCCGAGATGCTTTGGCACCCCGCCGTGGTGAAGCCCTACTTGACACTACTCGCTGAGAGCTCCAATCCTTCCACACTAGAGGGCGCCGCTGGGTCGCTTCAGAACCTGTCGGCGGGCAACTGGAAG TTTGCAGCGTACATCCGGGCTGCAGTGCGTAAGGAGAAAGGCCTGCCCATCCTCGTGGAGCTGCTGCGAATGGACAACGACCGGGTAGTGTGTTCGGTGGCCACCGCGCTCAGAAACATGGCGTTGGATGTCCGCAACAAAGAGCTCATCG GGAAATACGCCATGAGGGACCTCGTGAACCGCCTGCCCGGAGGAAACACCACCTTGCTGTCGGACGAGACGGTGGCGGCCATCTGCTGCACCCTGCACGAGGTCACCAGCAGGAACATGGAGAACGCCAAGGCCTTGGCCGACACGGGCGGCATCGAGAAGCTGGTCAACATCACCAAGGGGAGAGGGGACAG GTTTTCTCTGAAGGTGGTCAAGGCAGCTGCTCAAGTCCTGAACACGTTGTGGCAGTACAGAGATCTACGTGCCATCTATAAGAAA GACGGATGGACCCAAAACCATTTCCTCACACCGGTATCCACACTTGAGCGGGACCGGTTCAAGTCGCAGCCCGCCCTCCACACCAACAGTATCCAGATGTCCCCCCTCAACTATCCTG CCGCCAGTGCCATGTCGTCTCCTGCCATTCGCGACCACACCTTGAGAGATTACCAGAGAGCACCGTCAACTATGCAGTTTTATAACTATCAAGTAGACAACGCTATTAACAAAAACCAATACACAG GGTCTGGAAAGCCGTTGTCGTATTACTACCCGTCGCCCACGCGGGAGGAGCCCAGAAGAACACAG CCTTATTACTACATCGACGAGCCCAGCAGGAGGACCTACGACCCGTACAGGATGTACGTGCAGCATCCGCACGGCTACGATGACGCCTACGTGGACGAGATCATGGCGTACGCGCCCCCCGTGGACTATGGCGGCCAGCATCACACGCTCAAGGCTGCCAACAACTACGTGGACATTTACGCCAGCACGCGGAGGCCCTCTTACCGGGCCGAGCAGTACCCCGGATCCCCAGACTCGTGGGTCTGA
- the LOC133159566 gene encoding plakophilin-4-like isoform X3, with protein sequence MPVPEQSPVMEEGLLLTSRGHSTGRGMEPNNTANNILASVKEQELQFERLTRELEVERQIVANQLERCRLGADSPGAGSSSSSEKSLPWRTAGSTGNSRSSAQMNSYSDSGYQDASSGYHGNQDVVKSELRMQHSFPGAGTSTPVKMARAEGQTSTQVPSVGGAVPGRAIRRVSSVPSRSHSPPRVSSTSPSHGSLRAYGSPVITEPKPLSCIFSTTLPSPAQRTMSAGGSPLTAKKSSPAALRRVGSANSRQGSTSRTTSPFQASLGSSSGRMGSPLTLTDKQPAHSSPVRTSMVAVPQHYSSTLPRSIIHGADAYRSQAYDIYERRARPDNLADALVDDDIQGMRNTYASQLGPDLRSSISPGRRIAPIFEDRMYQTPLYLSSAHTQQGSICRSASGVGSLQRTSSQRSAMTYQRNDLALHPSATYADPYRSAQYRPCDSNYSRQGGVLDDPTRSPSIDSIQKDPREFAWRDPELTEVIHMLQHHFPSVQANAAAYLQHLCFGDNRIKAEVCRLGGVKHLVDLLDHKVLEVQRNSCGALRNIVYGKVMDENKIALRNAGGIPALLRLLRKSVDAEVRELVTGVLWNLSSCDAVKMTIIRDALATLTNTVIIPHSGWSSSTFEEDHKLKFHSSLVLKNTTGCLRNLSSAGEEARKQMRTCEGLVDSLLYVIKACVNTSDFDSKIVENCICTLRNLSYRLELELPPSGLMDAQETDAILASESPSKDINSYSCWGRKKKKKKNSSHEDTWDGVGPIPGFSKPPAGAEMLWHPAVVKPYLTLLAESSNPSTLEGAAGSLQNLSAGNWKFAAYIRAAVRKEKGLPILVELLRMDNDRVVCSVATALRNMALDVRNKELIGKYAMRDLVNRLPGGNTTLLSDETVAAICCTLHEVTSRNMENAKALADTGGIEKLVNITKGRGDRFSLKVVKAAAQVLNTLWQYRDLRAIYKKDGWTQNHFLTPVSTLERDRFKSQPALHTNSIQMSPLNYPAASAMSSPAIRDHTLRDYQRAPSTMQFYNYQVDNAINKNQYTGSGKPLSYYYPSPTREEPRRTQPYYYIDEPSRRTYDPYRMYVQHPHGYDDAYVDEIMAYAPPVDYGGQHHTLKAANNYVDIYASTRRPSYRAEQYPGSPDSWV encoded by the exons ATGCCAGTGCCCGAGCAGAGCCCGGTAATGGAGGAGGGTCTTCTGCTGACCTCCCGCGGCCACTCCACGGGCCGTGGCATGGAGCCCAACAACACGGCCAACAATATCCTGGCGTCTGTGAAAGAACAG GAGCTCCAGTTTGAGCGGCTAACGCGGGAGCTGGAGGTTGAGCGGCAGATTGTGGCCAATCAGCTGGAAAGATGCAGACTCGGGGCGGATTCTCCGGGTGCTGGAAGCAGCAG CTCATCTGAGAAGTCGCTGCCTTGGAGAACTGCCG GGTCAACGGGAAACTCGCGTAGCTCCGCCCAGATGAATTCGTACTCAGATAGCGGCTACCAGGATGCCAGCAGCGGCTACCACGGCAACCAGGATGTGGTCAAATCAGAGCTGAGGATGCAGCACTCCTTCCCCGGCGCCGGCACGAGCACCCCCGTCAAGATGGCCAGGGCGGAGGGGCAGACCTCAACACAG GTGCCATCAGTTGGCGGGGCAGTGCCCGGCCGTGCGATACGAAGAGTCAGCTCAGTGCCTTCTCGCTCTCACTCCCCGCCCCGAGTCAGCAGCACGTCGCCCTCCCACGGCTCGTTGCGCGCCTACGGCTCGCCCGTCATCACCGAACCCAAACCCCTTTCCTGTATCTTCTCCACCACCTTGCCCTCCCCCGCCCAGCGCACCATGAGCGCTGGCGGCTCACCGCTCACCGCCAAGAAAAGCTCCCCCGCCGCGCTGCGACGGGTGGGCTCCGCCAACTCGCGGCAGGGCAGCACCAGCCGCACCACCTCGCCCTTCCAGGCCTCGTTGGGCTCGTCCTCGGGCCGCATGGGGTCGCCTTTGACCCTGACGGACAAGCAGCCCGCTCACTCGTCTCCTGTGCGAACAAGCATGGTGGCCGTCCCGCAGCACTACAGCTCCACTCTGCCTCGCTCCATCATCCATGGCGCCGACGCCTACCGGTCGCAGGCGTACGACATTTACGAGAGGAGGGCGCGGCCTGACAACCTTGCAG ATGCTCTGGTGGATGATGACATTCAAG GCATGCGGAACACATACGCCAGTCAGTTGGGCCCGGACTTGAGGTCCAGTATTTCCCCAGGACGCCGCATTGCGCCCATCTTTGAGGACCGCATGTACCAGACCCCGTTGTACCTCAGCTCAGCCCACACGCAACAGGGCAGCATCTGCAGGAGCGCCTCAG GCGTGGGGAGTCTCCAGCGGACATCCAGTCAGCGCAGCGCCATGACCTACCAAAGAAACGACTTGGCTCTTCACCCCTCCGCCACCTACGCCGATCCGTATCGCTCGGCGCAGTACCGGCCGTGCGATTCCAATTATAGTCGACAGGGCGGCGTCCTGGACGATCCCACCCGCTCGCCCTCCATAGACAGCATCCAGAAAGACCCCAG GGAGTTTGCGTGGCGAGACCCGGAGCTGACCGAGGTGATCCACATGCTGCAGCACCACTTCCCCTCGGTGCAGGCCAACGCAGCCGCCTACCTTCAGCACCTCTGCTTCGGTGATAATCGAATTAAAGCCGAG GTTTGTCGGCTCGGCGGCGTCAAGCACCTGGTGGATCTTCTGGACCACAAAGTACTGGAGGTCCAGCGCAACTCCTGCGGAGCTCTGAGGAACATTGTATATGGAAAAGTGATGGATGAAAACAAGATCGCACTGAGGAATGCGGGGGGCATCCCGGCTCTGCTGCGACTGCTGAGGAAGAGTGTCGACGCCGAGGTGCGGGAGCTCGTCACGG GGGTGCTATGGAACCTGTCGTCGTGCGACGCCGTCAAGATGACAATTATCCGCGACGCCTTGGCCACCCTGACCAACACTGTGATCATCCCCCACTCGGGATGGAGCAGCTCCACCTTCGAGGAGGACCACAAGCTCAAATTTCACTCGTCGCTGGTTCTGAAGAACACAACGGGTTGTTTGAG GAACTTGAGCTCAGCTGGCGAGGAGGCCCGAAAGCAGATGCGCACCTGTGAGGGTTTGGTTGACTCACTGCTCTACGTCATCAAAGCCTGTGTCAACACTTCGGACTTTGACAGCAAG ATCGTAGAGAACTGCATCTGCACGCTACGGAACTTGTCGTAccgtctggagctggagctgCCTCCGTCGGGATTGATGGATGCGCAGGAAACAGACGCCATCCTGGCGAGCGAGTCACCCAGCAAAGATATCAACAGCTACAGCTGTTgggggaggaagaagaagaagaagaaaaacagctCCCATGAAGACACT tgggACGGTGTGGGACCAATCCCGGGCTTCTCCAAGCCCCCTGCGGGTGCCGAGATGCTTTGGCACCCCGCCGTGGTGAAGCCCTACTTGACACTACTCGCTGAGAGCTCCAATCCTTCCACACTAGAGGGCGCCGCTGGGTCGCTTCAGAACCTGTCGGCGGGCAACTGGAAG TTTGCAGCGTACATCCGGGCTGCAGTGCGTAAGGAGAAAGGCCTGCCCATCCTCGTGGAGCTGCTGCGAATGGACAACGACCGGGTAGTGTGTTCGGTGGCCACCGCGCTCAGAAACATGGCGTTGGATGTCCGCAACAAAGAGCTCATCG GGAAATACGCCATGAGGGACCTCGTGAACCGCCTGCCCGGAGGAAACACCACCTTGCTGTCGGACGAGACGGTGGCGGCCATCTGCTGCACCCTGCACGAGGTCACCAGCAGGAACATGGAGAACGCCAAGGCCTTGGCCGACACGGGCGGCATCGAGAAGCTGGTCAACATCACCAAGGGGAGAGGGGACAG GTTTTCTCTGAAGGTGGTCAAGGCAGCTGCTCAAGTCCTGAACACGTTGTGGCAGTACAGAGATCTACGTGCCATCTATAAGAAA GACGGATGGACCCAAAACCATTTCCTCACACCGGTATCCACACTTGAGCGGGACCGGTTCAAGTCGCAGCCCGCCCTCCACACCAACAGTATCCAGATGTCCCCCCTCAACTATCCTG CCGCCAGTGCCATGTCGTCTCCTGCCATTCGCGACCACACCTTGAGAGATTACCAGAGAGCACCGTCAACTATGCAGTTTTATAACTATCAAGTAGACAACGCTATTAACAAAAACCAATACACAG GGTCTGGAAAGCCGTTGTCGTATTACTACCCGTCGCCCACGCGGGAGGAGCCCAGAAGAACACAG CCTTATTACTACATCGACGAGCCCAGCAGGAGGACCTACGACCCGTACAGGATGTACGTGCAGCATCCGCACGGCTACGATGACGCCTACGTGGACGAGATCATGGCGTACGCGCCCCCCGTGGACTATGGCGGCCAGCATCACACGCTCAAGGCTGCCAACAACTACGTGGACATTTACGCCAGCACGCGGAGGCCCTCTTACCGGGCCGAGCAGTACCCCGGATCCCCAGACTCGTGGGTCTGA
- the LOC133159566 gene encoding plakophilin-4-like isoform X4 — translation MPSSMRLPWQPNHRGQMSCRQEVLMGVWLSSLSIQVCKALIIGCLQKIILKELQFERLTRELEVERQIVANQLERCRLGADSPGAGSSSSSEKSLPWRTAGSTGNSRSSAQMNSYSDSGYQDASSGYHGNQDVVKSELRMQHSFPGAGTSTPVKMARAEGQTSTQVPSVGGAVPGRAIRRVSSVPSRSHSPPRVSSTSPSHGSLRAYGSPVITEPKPLSCIFSTTLPSPAQRTMSAGGSPLTAKKSSPAALRRVGSANSRQGSTSRTTSPFQASLGSSSGRMGSPLTLTDKQPAHSSPVRTSMVAVPQHYSSTLPRSIIHGADAYRSQAYDIYERRARPDNLAGMRNTYASQLGPDLRSSISPGRRIAPIFEDRMYQTPLYLSSAHTQQGSICRSASGVGSLQRTSSQRSAMTYQRNDLALHPSATYADPYRSAQYRPCDSNYSRQGGVLDDPTRSPSIDSIQKDPREFAWRDPELTEVIHMLQHHFPSVQANAAAYLQHLCFGDNRIKAEVCRLGGVKHLVDLLDHKVLEVQRNSCGALRNIVYGKVMDENKIALRNAGGIPALLRLLRKSVDAEVRELVTGVLWNLSSCDAVKMTIIRDALATLTNTVIIPHSGWSSSTFEEDHKLKFHSSLVLKNTTGCLRNLSSAGEEARKQMRTCEGLVDSLLYVIKACVNTSDFDSKIVENCICTLRNLSYRLELELPPSGLMDAQETDAILASESPSKDINSYSCWGRKKKKKKNSSHEDTWDGVGPIPGFSKPPAGAEMLWHPAVVKPYLTLLAESSNPSTLEGAAGSLQNLSAGNWKFAAYIRAAVRKEKGLPILVELLRMDNDRVVCSVATALRNMALDVRNKELIGKYAMRDLVNRLPGGNTTLLSDETVAAICCTLHEVTSRNMENAKALADTGGIEKLVNITKGRGDRFSLKVVKAAAQVLNTLWQYRDLRAIYKKDGWTQNHFLTPVSTLERDRFKSQPALHTNSIQMSPLNYPAASAMSSPAIRDHTLRDYQRAPSTMQFYNYQVDNAINKNQYTGSGKPLSYYYPSPTREEPRRTQPYYYIDEPSRRTYDPYRMYVQHPHGYDDAYVDEIMAYAPPVDYGGQHHTLKAANNYVDIYASTRRPSYRAEQYPGSPDSWV, via the exons ATGCCGAGTTCTATGCGGCTGCCATGGCAACCGAACCATCGAGGCCAAATGTCATGCAGGCAAGAGGTGCTTATGGGTGTGTGGCTGTCCTCGCTTTCAATCCAAGTCTGCAAAGCCCTGATCATCGGGTGTCTCCAAAAGATCATCTTGAAG GAGCTCCAGTTTGAGCGGCTAACGCGGGAGCTGGAGGTTGAGCGGCAGATTGTGGCCAATCAGCTGGAAAGATGCAGACTCGGGGCGGATTCTCCGGGTGCTGGAAGCAGCAG CTCATCTGAGAAGTCGCTGCCTTGGAGAACTGCCG GGTCAACGGGAAACTCGCGTAGCTCCGCCCAGATGAATTCGTACTCAGATAGCGGCTACCAGGATGCCAGCAGCGGCTACCACGGCAACCAGGATGTGGTCAAATCAGAGCTGAGGATGCAGCACTCCTTCCCCGGCGCCGGCACGAGCACCCCCGTCAAGATGGCCAGGGCGGAGGGGCAGACCTCAACACAG GTGCCATCAGTTGGCGGGGCAGTGCCCGGCCGTGCGATACGAAGAGTCAGCTCAGTGCCTTCTCGCTCTCACTCCCCGCCCCGAGTCAGCAGCACGTCGCCCTCCCACGGCTCGTTGCGCGCCTACGGCTCGCCCGTCATCACCGAACCCAAACCCCTTTCCTGTATCTTCTCCACCACCTTGCCCTCCCCCGCCCAGCGCACCATGAGCGCTGGCGGCTCACCGCTCACCGCCAAGAAAAGCTCCCCCGCCGCGCTGCGACGGGTGGGCTCCGCCAACTCGCGGCAGGGCAGCACCAGCCGCACCACCTCGCCCTTCCAGGCCTCGTTGGGCTCGTCCTCGGGCCGCATGGGGTCGCCTTTGACCCTGACGGACAAGCAGCCCGCTCACTCGTCTCCTGTGCGAACAAGCATGGTGGCCGTCCCGCAGCACTACAGCTCCACTCTGCCTCGCTCCATCATCCATGGCGCCGACGCCTACCGGTCGCAGGCGTACGACATTTACGAGAGGAGGGCGCGGCCTGACAACCTTGCAG GCATGCGGAACACATACGCCAGTCAGTTGGGCCCGGACTTGAGGTCCAGTATTTCCCCAGGACGCCGCATTGCGCCCATCTTTGAGGACCGCATGTACCAGACCCCGTTGTACCTCAGCTCAGCCCACACGCAACAGGGCAGCATCTGCAGGAGCGCCTCAG GCGTGGGGAGTCTCCAGCGGACATCCAGTCAGCGCAGCGCCATGACCTACCAAAGAAACGACTTGGCTCTTCACCCCTCCGCCACCTACGCCGATCCGTATCGCTCGGCGCAGTACCGGCCGTGCGATTCCAATTATAGTCGACAGGGCGGCGTCCTGGACGATCCCACCCGCTCGCCCTCCATAGACAGCATCCAGAAAGACCCCAG GGAGTTTGCGTGGCGAGACCCGGAGCTGACCGAGGTGATCCACATGCTGCAGCACCACTTCCCCTCGGTGCAGGCCAACGCAGCCGCCTACCTTCAGCACCTCTGCTTCGGTGATAATCGAATTAAAGCCGAG GTTTGTCGGCTCGGCGGCGTCAAGCACCTGGTGGATCTTCTGGACCACAAAGTACTGGAGGTCCAGCGCAACTCCTGCGGAGCTCTGAGGAACATTGTATATGGAAAAGTGATGGATGAAAACAAGATCGCACTGAGGAATGCGGGGGGCATCCCGGCTCTGCTGCGACTGCTGAGGAAGAGTGTCGACGCCGAGGTGCGGGAGCTCGTCACGG GGGTGCTATGGAACCTGTCGTCGTGCGACGCCGTCAAGATGACAATTATCCGCGACGCCTTGGCCACCCTGACCAACACTGTGATCATCCCCCACTCGGGATGGAGCAGCTCCACCTTCGAGGAGGACCACAAGCTCAAATTTCACTCGTCGCTGGTTCTGAAGAACACAACGGGTTGTTTGAG GAACTTGAGCTCAGCTGGCGAGGAGGCCCGAAAGCAGATGCGCACCTGTGAGGGTTTGGTTGACTCACTGCTCTACGTCATCAAAGCCTGTGTCAACACTTCGGACTTTGACAGCAAG ATCGTAGAGAACTGCATCTGCACGCTACGGAACTTGTCGTAccgtctggagctggagctgCCTCCGTCGGGATTGATGGATGCGCAGGAAACAGACGCCATCCTGGCGAGCGAGTCACCCAGCAAAGATATCAACAGCTACAGCTGTTgggggaggaagaagaagaagaagaaaaacagctCCCATGAAGACACT tgggACGGTGTGGGACCAATCCCGGGCTTCTCCAAGCCCCCTGCGGGTGCCGAGATGCTTTGGCACCCCGCCGTGGTGAAGCCCTACTTGACACTACTCGCTGAGAGCTCCAATCCTTCCACACTAGAGGGCGCCGCTGGGTCGCTTCAGAACCTGTCGGCGGGCAACTGGAAG TTTGCAGCGTACATCCGGGCTGCAGTGCGTAAGGAGAAAGGCCTGCCCATCCTCGTGGAGCTGCTGCGAATGGACAACGACCGGGTAGTGTGTTCGGTGGCCACCGCGCTCAGAAACATGGCGTTGGATGTCCGCAACAAAGAGCTCATCG GGAAATACGCCATGAGGGACCTCGTGAACCGCCTGCCCGGAGGAAACACCACCTTGCTGTCGGACGAGACGGTGGCGGCCATCTGCTGCACCCTGCACGAGGTCACCAGCAGGAACATGGAGAACGCCAAGGCCTTGGCCGACACGGGCGGCATCGAGAAGCTGGTCAACATCACCAAGGGGAGAGGGGACAG GTTTTCTCTGAAGGTGGTCAAGGCAGCTGCTCAAGTCCTGAACACGTTGTGGCAGTACAGAGATCTACGTGCCATCTATAAGAAA GACGGATGGACCCAAAACCATTTCCTCACACCGGTATCCACACTTGAGCGGGACCGGTTCAAGTCGCAGCCCGCCCTCCACACCAACAGTATCCAGATGTCCCCCCTCAACTATCCTG CCGCCAGTGCCATGTCGTCTCCTGCCATTCGCGACCACACCTTGAGAGATTACCAGAGAGCACCGTCAACTATGCAGTTTTATAACTATCAAGTAGACAACGCTATTAACAAAAACCAATACACAG GGTCTGGAAAGCCGTTGTCGTATTACTACCCGTCGCCCACGCGGGAGGAGCCCAGAAGAACACAG CCTTATTACTACATCGACGAGCCCAGCAGGAGGACCTACGACCCGTACAGGATGTACGTGCAGCATCCGCACGGCTACGATGACGCCTACGTGGACGAGATCATGGCGTACGCGCCCCCCGTGGACTATGGCGGCCAGCATCACACGCTCAAGGCTGCCAACAACTACGTGGACATTTACGCCAGCACGCGGAGGCCCTCTTACCGGGCCGAGCAGTACCCCGGATCCCCAGACTCGTGGGTCTGA